One genomic region from Antedon mediterranea chromosome 3, ecAntMedi1.1, whole genome shotgun sequence encodes:
- the LOC140045043 gene encoding uncharacterized protein, whose product MQVVVCVIYFITTEPVYEEKPEIPKGFRNKFVSKLRSAREGGDPKVDSNKFVMHIWDFGGQPIYHVIQRIFMVSYAVVCVVFNMNEGLNAPAKVRDPTTGKVYEHRMTNLDFILFWIRSVFVNVRKGKNNKIMLIGTHYESLGKTEQERQQRVKEIENILWKALEGKPFEDMVFQEELFTIENSVSFEKSGASKIILKIQKLVQMMILTFPIKWLQVLLEIQRLRKAKLYLPTSEINDLLARCKITDRKLFLEYLHDIGEILFYPDDKILKEKIVIDLMGVVDKFKTIITVIDPSIQPSLKQLWRNLNGGKLDERLLQHIWKDESDEMIIFFVSLMQTFGLMCEKRSKENVGRMFYVLSRLKPQRDDTKAAEYEEKHAISLFHDFDGYLPDDLFQRVATKFIEEFQIDDVEPALSYEHVELNVDGHHLVLLNVATINNRRLFQTTIVRTTIMNTESGSSSPKDDDPQPSICKKVLSFLQKELHFLSERNAHGVKVKMYIPCVCASKGEPTHMHVVRKFDKDVLPCGSRGMEVKRYRNLFGDNVLSKDYVDDLTIESVSTEMDLSCRRFGVRLGLTWSTVNTIFDNEKQTDKATANMLKRWRSSIGSDLNQQQVLCTALRQHDCNDLADLLFQKYIDDEIPKVIKPSARFDDQDLLFICDNLGQHWRRLAVRLGIKWDVISNITGKNRHDEDDIMVVLVKWRGRQRAAHQIPTMIKALKQQGRVDLADSLCTRHEYIDDVSLEVPMFTDQSGQGCLTDLDFLIISLKMTEWKSFCRGLGIADVELSQNERKYLMLTVEATMESLVQWRCKQGRDVNQREEVIKALRAVESMDIVELLETVY is encoded by the exons ATGCAAGTTGTTGtatgtgttatatattttatcacAACAGAACCAGTGTATGAAGAAAAACCAGAAATTCCTAAAGGGTTCAGGAACAAATTTGTAAGCAAACTTCGCTCTGCAAGAGAAGGTGGTGACCCTAAAGTGGATAGCAACAAGTTTGTTATGCATATCTGGGACTTTGGTGGTCAACCAATTTACCATGTGATACAACGG ATATTCATGGTGTCTTATGCTGTTGTATGTGTGGTATTCAACATGAATGAAGGTCTTAATGCCCCAGCTAAAGTTCGTGATCCAACTACT ggaAAAGTTTATGAACATCGAATGACAAATCTTGACTTCATTCTGTTTTGGATTCGTTCTGTTTTTGTAAACGTaagaaaaggaaaaaataaCAAGATAATGCTGATTGGTACACATTATGAGAGCCTTGGTAAAACTGAACAAGAAAGACAACAAAGG gtaaaGGAAATAGAGAATATACTTTGGAAAGCCCTGGAAGGAAAACCATTCGAGGACATGGTGTTTCAAGAAGAGCTCTTTACCATTGAAAACAGTGTCTCATTTGAAAAGAGCGGTGCTTCTAAAATCATcctcaaaatacaaaaattagtcCAGATGATGATTCTTACTTTTCCAATTAAATGGCTGCAAGTACTGCTGGAAATACAACGGTTACGAAAAGCCAAACTATATCTACCAACATCTGAG ATTAATGATTTACTTGCTCGTTGTAAGATAACTGACAGAAAACTGTTTCTTGAGTACTTGCATGACATCGGCGAAATTCTGTTCTACCCGGATGACAAGATCCTcaaagaaaaaattgttataGATTTGATGGGAGTAGTTGACAAGTTTAAAACAATCATCACAGTTATAGATCCCAGCATTCAG CCATCTCTGAAACAGCTTTGGAGAAATTTAAATGGGGGCAAACTAGATGAAAGACTGTTGCAGCATATTTGGAAGGATGAGTCAGATGAGATGATTATCTTCTTTGTGTCTCTCATGCAAACCTTTGGGTTAATGTGTGAAAAAAGGAGTAAAGag AATGTTGGACGAATGTTCTATGTTCTTTCACGCCTAAAGCCCCAACGTGATGATACAAAGGCTGCTGAATATGAAGAGAAGCATGCTATTTCTCTCTTTCATGACTTTGATGGCTACCTTCCAGATGATCTCTTCCAACGTGTTGCAACTAAATTTATTGAGGAATTTCAAATAGACGATGTTGAGCCTGCATTGTCTTATGAGCATGTAGAACTGAATGTTGATGGCCATCATCTTGTGCTTCTAAATGTTGCTACTATTAACAACCGTCGTTTGTTCcag ACAACAATTGTCAGAACGACAATCATGAACACAGAATCAGGAAGCAGCTCTCCTAAAGATGATGATCCACAACCTAGCATCTGTAAGAAG gtgctTAGTTTCCTTCAAAAAGAATTACACTTTTTGAGTGAGAGGAATGCACATGGTGTtaaagtaaagatgtacattCCTTGTGTGTGTGCTTCAAAAGGTGAACCTACTCATATGCATGTTGTACGCAAATTTGACAAAGATGTGTTGCCATGTGGAAGCAGAGGAATGGAAGTGAAACGTTACCGTAATCTGTTTGGAGACAATGTCCTATCaaagg ACTATGTGGATGACCTTACTATTGAAAGTGTGTCTACAGAGATGGATCTTTCCTGTAGACGATTTGGTGTTCGTTTGGGGCTTACATGGTCTACAGTGAATACTATATTTGATAATGAAAAGCAGACAGATAAAGCTACAGCAAACATGCTGAAACGTTGGAGAAGCAGCATTGGTAGTGACCTTAATCAGCAACAAGTATTGTGCACCGCACTAAGGCAGCATGATTGTAATGATCTTGCTGATCTGCTGTTTCAGAAATACATTGACGATGAAATACCCAAGGTTATCAAACCTTCAG CTCGTTTTGATGATCAAGATCTACTGTTCATCTGTGACAATTTAGGTCAACATTGGAGAAGATTAGCAGTGCGCCTTGGAATTAAATGGGATGTTATCAGTAATATCACAGGTAAAAACAGACATGATGAAGATGACATAATGGTAGTCCTGGTTAAGTGGAGAGGTAGACAAAGAGCAGCACATCAAATACCTACAATGATCAAGGCTTTAAAACAACAAGGACGTGTTGATTTAGCTGATAGCCTGTGTACAAGACATGAATACATAGATGACGTCAGTTTAGAAGTTCCAATGTTTACAGACCAATCAGGACAAG GATGCTTAACAGACTTGGATTTCCTGATAATTTCTCTGAAAATGACAGAATGGAAGAGTTTTTGCAGGGGTCTTGGTATTGCTGATGTTGAACTATCACAAAATGAGAGAAAATATTTAATGCTTACTGTAGAAGCAACAATGGAATCACTGGTACAATGGCGATGTAAGCAAGGAAGAGATGTGAACCAACGAGAGGAAGTAATAAAAGCCTTGAGAGCAGTTGAGAGTATGGATATTGTAGAATTACTAGAAACAGTCTATTGA
- the LOC140043295 gene encoding unconventional myosin-XIX-like, producing the protein MFFGEYTSLFFFFFQAHPPHVFVIAETALCNLTRRLDKINQSIIVSGESGSGKTWNARCLLKYLTMVAVCNSYGFTPSPADCIERRILDSNPILEAFGNASTSRNHNSSRFGKYIELQFSRGNHVVGASIQTYLLEKTRVVYQCDGARNFHIFYQMLFGANEREMRNWLLPNVLSSDNLNYVKLNRSEDAGNQKDKQDFIVTKQAMCNVGLSRSQQQELFKVLSGILHLGNIEFISDDVTGPCEIDSEKQGVDTSVNAAAQLLGLDVDALTRCLAFRQITASHKRRKSVFMKPCLKDECHTRRDCLAKLLYARVFDWLVGFINDSTMARSCQSYIGLLDVYGFESFSFNSLEQLCINYANEKLQQHFVHNFLKAEQDDCQSEGIPWQFEDFTDNKTCLDVIEGNISIFALMNQQCKLNRHSDPSSFCEIIYDTISSASLSRAHISVTSPAFVVHHYAEKVTYQVDGLIEKNKDGIPAELVDLLKISSKKFVKQLVDANVTSLQSPSKTKGKKTTTVVSTFKNSLDSLMATLHETTPHYIRCIKPSLECQPDSFDNLHVINQLRACGVLETIQISATGFPTRMLYSDFLKRYELLIRSNSEDLKDLDTKSKCAVITNLVLAEADKENKMKSFLFGKTKIFLREGQLDKLEVARLKEFNLSAGVIQMWWRKILATKSKQEAAVVIIQAGFRGWKVRGDVKRRHEAGRVIQYAMIGYSIRLHQRKLDEQLNELNSDEFADSDVQECNDEQSQQNNSILTEGILSAVSLDNEPHDSNLSVISSSNGTKEVEDQDKRDKFTSKGIEDQDKRDKFTSKDSKEVEDKTDKFTSKDTKEVEDQDKRDKFSDKSVNEIEEPENVNNNRIQFQENGNLNCNSGRSEGNTIVNIEQKKDGDEISQKKSSNEQCATHTPMASEHQNGRRVEEEPVNQGTTTIINKFVQVATTLAVDIAFGIVLLGLLYHGPVRL; encoded by the exons atgttttttggggaatatacatctttatttttttttttttttcaggcacACCCACCACATGTATTTGTAATTGCAGAAACAGCTTTGTGTAATCTTACTAGAAGACTAGACAAGATTAATCAGTCAATAATTGTCAGCGGTGAAAGTGGTTCTGGAAAG aCATGGAATGCAAGATGTTTACTAAAATATCTGACAATGGTGGCAGTATGTAA TTCATATGGTTTTACACCATCACCAGCAGATTGCATTGAACGTAGAATATTAGACTCAAATCCTATTCTTGAAgcatttg gCAATGCTAGCACGTCCAGGAATCACAATAGTAGTCGCTTTGGAAAGTACATTGAGCTACAATTCAGTCG tgGAAATCATGTTGTTGGTGCTTCTATTCAGACATATCTTCTTGAGAAAACTAGAGTTGTTTATCAATGTGATGGTGCCAGGAATTTTCACATCTTTTACCAA ATGCTGTTTGGCGCAAATGAAAGGGAAATGAGGAACTGGTTACTACCAAATGTATTGAGTTCAGACAACTTAAACTATGTGAAACTAAACCGTTCAGAAGATGCAGGTAATCAAAAGGATAAACAAGATTTTATAGTTACAAAGCAAGCAATGTGTAATGTTGGACTTAGCAGGTCACagcaacaagaattatttaaa GTTCTAAGTGGTATACTTCATCTTGGAAATATAGAGTTTATTAGTGATGATGTCACTGGACCATGTGAAATTGATTCTGAAAAACAAG GAGTTGACACATCTGTTAATGCTGCTGCACAGTTACTTGGTCTTGATGTTGATGCCTTAACTAGATGTCTTGCATTCCGACAAATCACTGCATCTCACAAGCGTAGAAAGAGTGTCTTTATGAAACCTTGCTTAAAAGATGAATGTCATACAAGGAGAGATTGTCTTGCAAAGTTACTCTATGCCAG AGTTTTTGATTGGCTCGTTGGATTCATTAATGACAGTACCATGGCCAGGAGTTGCCAGTCTTACATTGGTCTACTGGATGTCTACGGATTTGAAAGTTTTTCATTTAACAGTTTGGAGCAATTATGcataaattatgcaaatgagaaACTTCAGCAACATTTTGTGCACAACTTCCTCAAAGCAGAACAG GATGACTGTCAATCTGAAGGAATTCCATGGCAATTTGAAGACTTTACTGACAATAAAACATGTCTTGATGTTATTGAAGGCAACATCAGTATATTTGCTCTCATGAATCAA CAATGCAAGTTAAACAGACATTCAGATCCAAGTTCATTTTGTGAGATTATTTATGACACCATCAGCAGTGCAAGCTTATCTCGTGCACATATATCAGTGACATCACCAGCTTTTGTTGTGCATCACTATGCAGAGAAAGTTACGTACCAAGTGGATGGTCTAATTGAAAAGAATAAG GATGGTATTCCAGCAGAACTTGTAGATTTGCTTAAAATTAGCAGCAAGAAGTTTGTGAAACAATTAGTTGATGCTAATGTTACCAGTTTACAG AGTCCAAGTAAAACAAAAGGCAAAAAGACTACTACAGTGGTATCAACATTTAAG AATTCATTGGACAGTCTTATGGCTACTTTACATGAAACAACACCTCACTACATCCGCTGTATCAAACCAAGTCTTGAGTGTCAACCAGACAGCTTTGATAACCTTCATGTTATAAATCAACTACGTGCTTGCGGTGTTCTTGAAACAATTCAGATTAGTGCAACAGGCTTCCCTACCAG AATGTTGTACAGTGATTTTCTTAAGAggtatgaattattaataaggtCAAACTCAGAAGATTTAAAAGATTTGGATACAAAAAGTAAATGCGCTGTTATTACGAATCTGGTTTTAGCTGAAGcagacaaagaaaataaaatgaaaagctTTTTGTTTGGAAAAACAAAGATATTCCTAAGAGAGGGACAG TTGGATAAACTTGAAGTTGCAAGATTGAAGGAATTCAATTTAAGTGCTGGTGTAATACAGATGTGGTGGAGGAAGATCCTGGCAACCAAAAGTAAACAAGAGGCAGCTGTGGTCATCATTCAAGCAG GTTTTAGAGGCTGGAAGGTGAGGGGAGATGTAAAGAGACGACATGAGGCAGGACGTGTCATACAGTATGCTATGATTGGATATTCAATTCGTTTACACCAACGCAAGTTAGATGAACaattaaatgaattgaattcagACGAG tttGCTGATTCTGATGTGCAAGAATGCAATGATGAACAATCGCAACAAAACAATAGCATATTAACAGAAGGTATACTGTCAGCAGTATCATTGGATAATGAACCTCATGACAGTAACCTGTCAGTGATTAGTTCAAGCAATGGTACCAAAGAAGTTGAAGATCAAGACAAAAGAGATAAGTTTACCAGTAAAGGAATTGAAGATCAAGACAAGAGAGATAAGTTTACCAGTAAAGATAGCAAAGAAGTTGAAGACAAGACAGATAAGTTTACCAGTAAAGATACCAAAGAAGTTGAAGATCAAGACAAAAGAGATAAGTTTTCCGATAAGAGCGTCAATGAAATTGAAGAAccagaaaatgtaaataacaataGAATACAATTTCAAGAAAATGGTAACCTGAACTGTAATAGTGGTAGAAGTGAAGGAAATACAATAGTTAACATTGAACAAAAGAAAGATGGGGATGAAATATCTCAAAAGAAGAGCTCAAATGAACAATGTGCTACACATACACCAATGGCTAGTGAGCACCAGAATGGTAGACGTGTTGAAGAGGAGCCTGTAAATCAAGGAACTACCACCATCATTAACAAGTTTGTACAAGTTGCAACAACTCTTGCAGTTGATATAGCTTTTGGTATTGTGTTACTTGGTTTGCTGTATCATGGTCCAGTTAGGCTATAA